The Sesamum indicum cultivar Zhongzhi No. 13 linkage group LG9, S_indicum_v1.0, whole genome shotgun sequence genome segment TGCATTGGAAGGGGCAGCCTGCTGGACAATAAAGTTTAGCCGTGGAGCAAgtaactttttttcttgtagtgaagGATATAAATAGAGGTGCAATTAGCTTTACCGTCAccatcttttatatttttccacaAACTACACCAAAAGTTCATTGCTTCTAGTACACATAGTTACTTCCTTCTATTATAACGGAAAATCTACACTTTAAAGTTCTGAGTGGTTAAGTCAAACATATCCAAATCTAAATACAAGAATATGGTTTACTATGACAATACCTTGGCATCCACTGCACTTGACAGCATTCCTGGACATAAAACATCCAAAACATTAATCACTAACAAAAGGGAAATTGGAACATAAGAATAGGTGATTGTGCTGAAATGGAAAACTTCGAGAAAAATGTGAAGGGAAATACCTAAAAAAGACATCTTGATGACATGAACAACAATAACTCCAGACCATGTTATCTTGCTTCCTGAAGTGATTAGAGAAAATATTCTTACGGGAAGCCTTCAACTGTTTTGTCTGCAGTTTGGGCAACAGATGCACAGGCTTGTTTTCCTCCACCTTTTGTTCATATTCTCTAATCAGATACAAAGGGATGTATGTCTGACAGAACCAGTATCTTTCCTTCCCATCATCCAGGATTTGCtcttctattatatttttcatgacaCGGGAGGGCAGGTGCTTCTGACTACCAAAAGCAGCACAGTATCTAATTTCTTGTTCAACTATTTTCTTATCACAAATAAAAGCATTTCTAAAAGCAGAAGCTTCTGCCTGGGGGCCTTTTCCATCAGAGGAGGTCTGCTCTGGGCGAATGAGGTCACCCCACCTTACATGAAAATCAAGGTATCTAACCTGATGAACATGAAAATATCAGAAGATATCATAGCTACCCAAAGCAAATGTTAGGAAAGAACGAATGGAGCATATACAAGTCCAAGaacatagaaaaatatgaaattgcaCCTGAAGTGCGAGCTGTGCTGTGTTCCTACTGATTTCAACTGCGGACCGCCAGACAAGCCGCCTGCTAATTTTAGGAGTCTCATTTCCGTCAACATAATGTACACCTGGTATCTTTTTTGTACCACCTGCTATGCTTATAAGTTGTCAGTAAACTACTTCTGAAATTTGGCAAAATCATACACAGGAAGGTACATCACGGCcttcaacaaaaaaagatatagCACTGGACTCCTATGCAGAACAAGAAAATGTTGGGATATGTATGTTACCTTGACGGGCTGattttttaatgattgaaCATGGAAGAATTGCTCTTTGCAACATATGCTTTGACAGTATATCTCCTCGCCACCAGGTGAAGTCAGCCGACATATCCTGGGAATCAACTGCAACTTCAACCATGGTAGAAGTTTTCCTGGCACGTCTTCCTGGTCTACGTTTCTGAGTCGATCCAGCGGCAGTTGCTACAATCTGAGAAGTGGAAGAATGAGGAGAGCAGCCTCCAACAAACTTCGTCCAATCTCTAGAAAAAGCAATGGTGCGTACATTCTCCTCAAGCTGTAAATGCAAACACAGTTATGCAACTAGAAGCATATAGTTTaacaaacaaacataaaatgtATTTCAAGCTAAAATCAGCAATATCAGATGTCGATTATTCGCGAAACAATGGGTCAGGATGAACTTCAAAATCCACAAAAGGTTCATTGGATACATAACAACATCTGTAATCCTTCAAAGCAAAATGTAGCAATCATAAGTTCAGAAAACAAATCAGGGAAAAGTCGGGCATGCCTGCCAGCATAAGCTAAATAAGGTGGCTAGGAATATGAGCAtgcaatattaatatcattgcaacacaaattcaaCTACATGTACTGTCTAAACACTAACTATAATATTGACGAGTAATAAGGTCTTGGTAACAGAGATGAATAGACAACCTTCTACCATTAGTCGAATGCTTACTTCGAGCAAAAGGATTTTCAGCACATTGCAAGTAGTGGCCTGTTCAACTTGATTGCGCCATTGTTTCCTGAAAGTGGCATTAAGGAAAGGACCAACAATTAGGCCACTTAAGCTCTGCTCCATAAACATAATGTAGGCTGCAATGCTAGAAAGTCTCCCATCCCCATTCTTCATAGGACGAACCCCAGCAAGTCTCCCTCTGGTGGCATTTAAAGCAGCTGCATTTAACAAGCATCCTCTTTTGCTTGCTACAGGAGCCTTACAAGAAAAACACCAGCTGCATCTTTCCCTGGGGACTTCAACAAGCTTCTTCTCCATATTGGGCCAGAAAAATCGCATAGCAACAGCCGAGAAGGCTTTGAACTGAAGTACAATGCTGGCAGACATAGCTTTTTGCCGATTATCTGAAGGGCGAGACTCTGGAACTTTATTTTCTTCGGATGAAAGACCTGCCAAATTAGCAGCTGCAGATGCAGCAAAATCACCATgcagataataatttatgtaatcaGTTGCTTTGAAATAAGAGCCCATGTACAAGTAACCATCATAGGAACTTCCACAAGCCTTTCCATCAACTCTATTATTAAGTTCCAGGCAACGCGTGGATGCTTTGGCTTCTAGAGAAGTACCATTCAGAGGATCTCTGTATTTAACATTGATGTTTGTTGTGGGGCATGAAACAGTTTGAGTCACACTTGAAGTGCTTTGTTGGCTTAATTCACAAGGATCAGCAGGCTGACCAATTGAACTGCTAAATGACCCTGGTTCTGTCATTGTCATAATAACACCAGACTGCTCTCTAGTAGGATCTTCATGCCTATCAGACTTGATAGCTGTATCCAAAGAATTCCCACTTAGGACAGGCTGCTGAACACAGTATGTAAGACATGAAGGGACCAAATCTTCACAAATACGATTTTTATGACTTCCAGTGTTGTCAACCTCAGTCATCACTGTGACTGACTTGTCCAACAAATTAACTGATTGGGAAATACAATCTCCACTTCCCGTTTTGTTTACCAAATGAAAACCAACTTCAGAAATCTCTTTGCAAGGTAAAATTTCTTGCAGTAATCCCCAATACTTCATGATTCCCCTGCATATGCCTGAATACATGATAAAACACTCCGCTTTGGAATAAAGAGCATGAAGGACTCCAGGAATGTCATGTCTATTGTAGTATCTGAGACAATTTCCAGAGTTAATCGAGGCCTTCAATCTGCAACATTGTTAGAAGGAAGTTCAAACCTATTAATAAAGGAAAGAAACATTTAATATAACACAATGTCAGCAGCAAGGAACATGAGTCATAATTTGAACAGCAAGGAAGCAAACACCAACTCATCCATACATCTAGTGCAAAGGGAAAGAATTGAAAGCAAGATAAAAAGGAACTTAGTATAACAAGAAGTTGAAAACATACACAAGTAAATGGTCACAAGAGGCAACAAAAACTTGTTCATACGGATCGACACCAAAATTTTCTCCACCCCTTAAAGCTGTTCCCTGCATTAGTTTGGGTTCAGTAGCATTTATTTCACACTCAGGACAATACCATGAACCATCGGGCATTAACATTCTGTTCAGTCCTAAGCATCTTGGGTGGTAAGACGACGGACACCCATCACAGCAAACCAGCAATCCATCCATGCTACAAAGGCGGCATTCATCACCATTCCCATACTCGTCAATAGAATTCCCAATTGGTCCACCTGCTTGAGACTCCAGAAAATGACTGCTGTGAGATGATTTTATCTCACAATGCTCTGCAACACTCTGCAAGGGTTCTGTGTCCTTGCTGGCAGAAGCTTTAGAATATCTTCGATGGACTCTCTTGGGTTCAGATATTGTGGCCTCCATTTTACTTTCTGTGTCTATCCCTACTTCTGATTCCTCACGCAAATCCATTTCTGTTCTTAGCTCTTCGGAATCCAGAACATCCTCACATAAAATCTGCAAAATTGTTAACTTCTTTCCAGCTGATAAAGTGTAATAATCTGTCCCCAAGGAATGGATATAGAATCCTTTCCAGTCAGGTCCATTTTTATAACCCATTACCATCAGATACTGGACCAAGTAGATAGGCCAAGTTAATGTGTCAAGCAAGCCCCAATCCGGGCACCTATGAGcaatagaaagaaaattagatttaaaaaaattgcttgATATTACCGGACTCAAAGGTTGATGCTGAGGAACACATGCACAAAAGAAAgcaaacatgaaaatttttcagtAAACTAAGTCAATTGGGCAAATAACAGCAACACAATCAAACTATAGGATACCACTACATCCAGATTATGTCATTTCAATTCTCTACATCCTATTACTCATACAacagaggaaaaaagaaagggcaCCTAAATTGTAAAATCAAGTGTCTATTTAACACACTAGGGTAAAGTAAGCCAAAGCCACACAATGactagaaaatgaaaaaaaaaaaaaacaacagaaaaagaaCAATAGTTAGCACGAGCAAGATAGCTTGCTTCATGCATATCAAATGAATGAAGAGTTAGAAATGTTTCTACTCAAATATGGTGAGAGAATGCAAGCAACCCAAGATAGGAGGGGTTCCGTCAAGGATGGTCGTCATGACATATATTTACCAGAAACGATCTTGAGCCTACAGAAAAAGGTTTGAGAGGTACCTCAGGCATTTTGATGCAAGCTCAGAACCATCTAATGAGAGCCTTTGTAAATGATGCTTCAGAACACGCATTAGAGCAACATGAACTGAGTCCAACAATGTGTTTGCAGCAGAGGAGTTAAGTGCCCCAACAAAATCATTTAACCCAAAAGGGTATAGGAATAGCGGTACACTAAATGAACGCAAGAAACTATATACAGAGAGAAGGTGCGAGACATACTCCTCCTGAATACCAATATGCCCAGAAGAAGGTGGCAATTCTGGTGGTGGAACAAGTGGCACTTCCATATCCAGATTAGCACCCCCCCCTCCAGGATCCTCACATGAATCGCTCAAAGAATCAACATCTACGTCACCATTACGACAATCATGAACCTTAACTACTTCACTTCCACCAACATCACCATTCATTATCTTACTCAACAGCGACGAATCATCAAGATTCGACTTTTCTGGCTCTCGTCCATTATCAACCTCCGAAACCTTTTGGTTTACATCTTTATTTAACAATGATTCGTCCAACTTCTGTCTTTTCTCAGACCATTTACCAGTTAAATCAGCATCTTCCATTAGAAACGCCTTTACTTTGCGGCTGCACAAATCCTCACAATCCCCGTCCTCGTATTTTATCCTATACATGCCTGAATTATGAACTATAATCCTACCCAAAAAAACGCCACTGCCCTGAACCTTTTTCCGCACATATCTACCAACTAACTTCATTGACCTAGTCTCTACTATCCTCTTCTTGCCACTGCAATCCACCATCATATTCTGGACATTATCAATCCTCCGTTTTCTCCCCAGACGCTTCTGACACCCGACCACAGCAGGCTCCATTCTATCAccaaaataatgtaatttccCAGAAAATACCTAAATCAAGTTCACCATTCCTAGGTTGATTCCTGCAAATATATCAGCAACAAACAACAGTCGCCGtcatcaaatcaatcacattcCACCGATCTCATGACCTTCACATCTACACACAAcaacaaaagcaaaataaaaaccGCAGgcaattcattaaaaaaggaaaaaaaagggcACCGCATACAAAGTTCAGGACTATCATTTAGATCTAACATCAAAAATACTGCagcaaaatcaaaaataaaatatacaaaaaaaacagaaaattgaaaagtttcAAATAACTAACTGGTTTCAGATTCTGATGCTAGCAATTTTACGGTTCCATCGCCATAAATGAGTTTCTGTACCCTCTTTCTCAATACACTAAACGAAATACCGCCATTGAAGAAGATTTGAGATGCGAGTGCGACTGGGCGTGTGTGTGATCTACGATTTTGAGATAGCAAAAATAGCCCTAACCAAATCTTCGCCACATTCGGACTCTCTCGATGGGAAGAGGAGCAGTTACTATTTGACTCGCCCCAGACTCGGTCTATGGCTCCGAACCCGCCTGAGTAAAAgaatttgcaataatttctaattttctttttcttaatcgGGTCAAAATATactaacattatttatttttaaaaagactaattaattttcatttaagttggaacaaaaatatatacataattcaTAAACATTATCATATGATAAGATATATCAtaggaaaatatatttaaatttcttctataacaaattaaatattcttgCACAATAGATAATTATGCTTTTTAATATACtctataacaataaataaatgtatattgaattaaatttactaatatacaagtaaagtaaaaaatctcattcgtataataaatatatatattttttttttgtaagataAAGATAtctataattagaaaaatttgcTACTATATCCCTCCGACACGTTGCAAAGtataaactcttttttttttaaataaattttaagtagCATTAAATTGAATACGAATAAtagatgaatttaaatttattttttatataagatatACAAAGATGGGGCACCAATGAGTTGACCCGCGGGTTATGGATCGAGTCGGGGCCCCTGAACCCGCAACGTGTTTCAGGATGTGCAGTTGTAGGTAGAAATTGGCGGGAAGAACGAACCTGACTTGGTTTTGGACTTTCCCCgccaatttttcaattttgtttcttaaacCAACCACCACTTGATTCCACCTGCTCTTTGTCGCATTTGGATTCCAAAAAGCTCGCGTGGCATTAAGCGTGTTtcacaatttatattatattaatttgattgaatgaGAACATAAGAGatgtcaaataataatttattagaattatattttaaaaaaagattatcttttaggaagaaataaaaatataattatgaataatttaggCTATTCATATTTCGTCTACCAGACTGGGGCATTCTATTctacttaataaatagtacGAACAATTTAATCATACTCGAGGGatttgcataattaaattttaatatatttatttagttgaatggaaaataaaataaataatctatcaaaactaataaaatgagTTAACTTCAAATGTGTATGGATAAGAAATTATTAGTAAAgttaattaagttttaaaaaaaatattatttgtggAGATAAAGAATATTAAGGGCATTTTAGGTATTAGTTGTTTTGCCAACTATGACGGTTATTTTGGGGGTCTCCcacttaataaatagtacTAATAAGTACActcttatgtatatatataattcttaaaatataatataggtAAATGgagaagtaaaaataattgattgatttattttttattaaagcgcAGACTATAATTAAGTGAGATACCAAAAGGGCGATCtcatttaataataagatatagGTAACTTACAACAGGCTTTCCTGAAATTTGTCGTAGTTATAGTTACCCCtcgttattttaaaaattacaaattcacCCCTATAATTAACGatcgtttaacaaatactcTCTCGTAATAGTCTATTATAGGGGATATTtgtaaacaataattaaatctatgAGGATATTAGTAAATTTTCAATCGATTGTGaactacatgtaattataaaaaatttcagtagaagtcgttgtaatttaccctacaCAATCAAGCACATATCATACATGTgcatattgtaaatttttattatatttatttaattaattaagaaagagtgaaagtaaaaatactaataaatcaaaattgaaaaagggaCTAGTTTGAGtgtgaagaaataaaaaaaatactgataGGTCTTATTGGTTAAGTTGATagttattttgtaaaataaacaaaaattattctaaAGTGTTTTATTCCTGAAGCATTTCAACAAATGAGAATTATGAGATAGTTACTCTGTAAATCAATAAACAATATATGAATACGCGGCAAAATCAGTATTTAGCGACacatacttaaaaataatatatcttatACTTTCTTAATTCACACTCTCTATGCTTCTGTAATTTATACGAATATTTTTATCAGCGTTCCCCTTATTACATAAGCATTTCATATCTAGATCgttcaaatatttcatactTCTCTTCACACAAAACAagtatagggataattacaaacTCTTCTCCTGTAGTttgtttggtgtaattatacaaagattttttgtggttttgaaCAATTACATATAACACCCCTGaaatttgcttccatctaacaaataagtttctaTGTTAGTTAAAAATCAGTTAATTTATTGGTATTAATGAAAACACTGAATGAAAACTGATAATTgcccttgattgacttattgcaagtcaaatatttttttcggactaaactacccttatagcagtaaaaatatacctcatcacatacattaatgcgtgaagatgcatgagagtaatttgatcatcaaaaaattatttgacctgcaataagttaataataaatcaatcaagggtaaatatatattttttttctattttttttttgttaatagcaacaatttaaatgaattttgacaaattgacgaaattatttgttatacggAAGCAAATCCCATGGGtgctatatgtaattttctaaatcatAGATGCTCTAAATATACTTACACAAAACTTCAtgagaggagagtgtaattatcacaaaggtataattatattttattgatccAATATTAGTAGAAGTTGGTTCATAAAACTCAACTAGAGCTCCATTTAGCTCGAGTTGTATCAAGTTGAAACAAGATTTTCACCTAGAGCTTATAGCATGCATTTTAATATGTatctgaagaaaaataaagaaaactcgtaaatatttattttcttagtttACATGTTAAAAGCAATATGTCCActcaactaataaaaaaaatataaagttgtataagtataattcaaattatgtatttgttaCGTGTAATagatttactttattttttacacataataagaaattactcacaagaaaaatatatatatataacaaaattttgaatttttggcaAAAGTAATGTGTTCGGCAATCTATGCATTAAAAGCACATGGTTTCAACATGTACGTAATCATCgctcaaataaaatattattttaccataaattttcaaatttgatacgacaataatatcaaaaacaCATGTTGGGTTGCTTGTTCATTAGTTGCAACACACTCTATCGTTGCCACAAATTGAGGTGATACGCctagttaattttattaatatgctTGTGCAACAATTCTTTTTGTGCAAGTAAGTTGAATTATTGTAAGAATAATGTCTCGCACAACCATAATAGTTAAGACGGCAATtacatttcaagaaatattaagctattatatatgaataactTGATACCATACTCGACTTTATTGGTTAGCTTGTGCCtgcaatttataattaaaggaaatagaaataaaaaacttgTATTTTGTGGCACAAAATATAGGGTAAGTtcatactttattattatttttgtatcatccattcttttttattcatctaaaATAAGACGACCTGTGGTTTTGTTGtattccattttatactataactaattaaaagaattatataattttaactaatgaaatatgatttttatggTTACTAGCAAAAGTTTTGTGTGCACCATAAATGCAACATATTAAATTGTGGTTCAAAATGTTTAGAGATTTTCAAATCTCAACAAAaatatggataaattacaaaaaattgcaacaaataaaaagttagaAGTAAATATAAACACTTATTTTGCAATATGGGCATGTAAATGGTACCAAGAAGTGATAAAGTCTAACATCGATGTGTAcatttaacatttaatttttataaaaatatgtgatgaaggtataatttatgaaaataaaagatcaaTTTATGTAGAAATGATATCATGGTTACGACGAGCTCGCGCATATTCGAATTGAAATTAGGTTTAGACCGTCCATATGCGACCCAAATAAATAAGTCATGAACCCCGCGATTTTTATTTTCCCCGCAGTAGTAAAGATGGCGGGAAATCTCTCGTAGCACACACGCTTTATGCTGCAAGGCTAACACGGTCCCGCCACTCTACTCGTCTATTTTCAAAAGAGTTGGAATGCGTTCTATTCTAGGTTTTccaattttctaaattctaaACCCCTAATTTG includes the following:
- the LOC105170888 gene encoding DDT domain-containing protein PTM-like translates to MEPAVVGCQKRLGRKRRIDNVQNMMVDCSGKKRIVETRSMKLVGRYVRKKVQGSGVFLGRIIVHNSGMYRIKYEDGDCEDLCSRKVKAFLMEDADLTGKWSEKRQKLDESLLNKDVNQKVSEVDNGREPEKSNLDDSSLLSKIMNGDVGGSEVVKVHDCRNGDVDVDSLSDSCEDPGGGGANLDMEVPLVPPPELPPSSGHIGIQEEYVSHLLSVYSFLRSFSVPLFLYPFGLNDFVGALNSSAANTLLDSVHVALMRVLKHHLQRLSLDGSELASKCLRCPDWGLLDTLTWPIYLVQYLMVMGYKNGPDWKGFYIHSLGTDYYTLSAGKKLTILQILCEDVLDSEELRTEMDLREESEVGIDTESKMEATISEPKRVHRRYSKASASKDTEPLQSVAEHCEIKSSHSSHFLESQAGGPIGNSIDEYGNGDECRLCSMDGLLVCCDGCPSSYHPRCLGLNRMLMPDGSWYCPECEINATEPKLMQGTALRGGENFGVDPYEQVFVASCDHLLVLKASINSGNCLRYYNRHDIPGVLHALYSKAECFIMYSGICRGIMKYWGLLQEILPCKEISEVGFHLVNKTGSGDCISQSVNLLDKSVTVMTEVDNTGSHKNRICEDLVPSCLTYCVQQPVLSGNSLDTAIKSDRHEDPTREQSGVIMTMTEPGSFSSSIGQPADPCELSQQSTSSVTQTVSCPTTNINVKYRDPLNGTSLEAKASTRCLELNNRVDGKACGSSYDGYLYMGSYFKATDYINYYLHGDFAASAAANLAGLSSEENKVPESRPSDNRQKAMSASIVLQFKAFSAVAMRFFWPNMEKKLVEVPRERCSWCFSCKAPVASKRGCLLNAAALNATRGRLAGVRPMKNGDGRLSSIAAYIMFMEQSLSGLIVGPFLNATFRKQWRNQVEQATTCNVLKILLLELEENVRTIAFSRDWTKFVGGCSPHSSTSQIVATAAGSTQKRRPGRRARKTSTMVEVAVDSQDMSADFTWWRGDILSKHMLQRAILPCSIIKKSARQGGTKKIPGVHYVDGNETPKISRRLVWRSAVEISRNTAQLALQVRYLDFHVRWGDLIRPEQTSSDGKGPQAEASAFRNAFICDKKIVEQEIRYCAAFGSQKHLPSRVMKNIIEEQILDDGKERYWFCQTYIPLYLIREYEQKVEENKPVHLLPKLQTKQLKASRKNIFSNHFRKQDNMVWSYCCSCHQDVFFRNAVKCSGCQGLCHVQCATSSTVNMNEVEYLITCKQCCEIQSTIQVEKSNVSPTSPLHLQGQESPNPANVTKHVNLVGYKGSPAVGTLEHPSAVKSITCSAVATRSRKLHWGLIWRKKNYEDTGMDFRLKNILLRGNLDRDLPEPLCRLCNQPYNANLIYIRCETCQYWFHADSVELDESKIIFLVGFRCCKCRRIKSPVCPYLDPEKNKVLEGKTERRQAGKLEISMMNFGFDRHKEVGTANSALPGKPGVSPAAADDPLVSLSEVKQCTGDKSEVDYEPGPAPPKLPIRRLIKEQKDIPCQAGRFQFDVSAPFEANIFKFTAKLPVKRHITNSFQIKVSDLSEANAVSSTQDSFSPHVQRIASKENLDDSMTLENDCLSPDDIKFDPRTYFSFNELLAPDDCGHANGKGSPDNGADNMENSALAENGTLEMLYDREDPVISLETVLQRVPCKICSNTKPHPDLSCQICGMWIHKHCSPWFESSSWEDGWRCGNCREWR